Proteins from a single region of Macaca nemestrina isolate mMacNem1 chromosome 13, mMacNem.hap1, whole genome shotgun sequence:
- the LOC105479828 gene encoding peptidyl-prolyl cis-trans isomerase FKBP1B isoform X2, which produces MCGALHSKGHPWCQLLGMLQNGKKFDSSRDRNKPFKFRIGKQEVIKGFEEGAAQMSLGQRAKLTCTPDVAYGATGHPGVIPPNATLIFDVELLNLE; this is translated from the exons ATGTGTGGTGCACTACACAG CAAGGGCCATCCATGGTGCCAGCTTCTAG GAATGCTCCAAAATGGGAAGAAATTTGATTCATCCAGAGACAGAAACAAACCTTTCAAGTTCAGAATTGGCAAACAGGAAGTCATCAAAGGTTTTGAAGAGGGCGCAGCCCAG ATGAGCTTGGGGCAGAGGGCGAAGCTGACCTGCACCCCTGATGTGGCATATGGAGCCACGGGCCACCCCGGTGTCATCCCTCCCAATGCCACCCTCATCTTTGACGTGGAGCTGCTCAACTTAGAGTGA
- the LOC105479827 gene encoding splicing factor 3B subunit 6, producing MAMQAAKRANIRLPPEVNRILYIRNLPYKITAEEMYDIFGKYGPIRQIRVGNTPETRGTAYVVYEDIFDAKNACDHLSGFNVCNRYLVVLYYNANRAFQKMDTKKKEEQLKLLKEKYGINTDPPK from the exons ATGGCGATGCAAGCGGCCAAGAGGGCGAAC ATTCGACTTCCACCTGAAGTAAATCGGATATTGTATATAAGAAATTTGCCATACAAAATCACAGCTGAAGAAATGTATGATATATTTGGGAAATATGGACCTATTCGTCAAATCAGAGT GGGGAACACACCTGAAACTAGAGGAACAGCTTATGTGGTCTATGAGGACATCTTTGATGCCAAGAATGCATGTGATCACCTATCGGGATTCAATGTTTGTAACAGATACCTTGTGGTTTTGTACTATAATGCCAACAGG GCATTTCAGAAGATGGAcacaaagaaaaaggaggaacaGTTGAAGCTTCTCAAGGAGAAATATGGCATCAACACAGATCcaccaaaataa
- the LOC105479824 gene encoding quinone oxidoreductase PIG3 isoform X1, giving the protein MLAVHFDKPGGPENLYVKEVAKPSPGEGEVLLKVAASALNRADLIQREGQYDPPPGASNILGLEASGHVAELGPGCHGHWKIGDAAMALLPGGGQAQYVTVPESLLMPIPEGLTLLQAAAIPEAWLTAFQLLHLVGNVQAGDYVLIHAGLSGVGTAAIQLTRMAGAIPLVTAGSQQKLQMAEKLGAAAGFNYKEEDFSEATLKFTKGAGVNLILDCIGGSYWEKNVNCLALDGRWVLYGLMGGADINGPLLSKLLHKRGSLITSLLRSRDNKYKQMLVNAFTEQILPHFSTEGPQRLLPVLDRIYPVTEIQEAHKYMETNKNLGKIVLELPQ; this is encoded by the exons ATGTTAGCCGTGCACTTTGACAAGCCGGGAGGACCGGAAAACCTCTACGTGAAGGAGGTGGCCAAGCCGAGCCCTGGGGAGGGTGAAGTCCTCCTGAAGGTGGCGGCCAGCGCCCTGAACCGGGCGGACTTAATCCAG AGAGAAGGTCAGTATGACCCACCTCCAGGAGCCAGCAACATTTTGGGACTTGAAGCATCTGGACACGTGGCAGAGCTGGGGCCTGGCTGCCACGGACACTGGAAGATCGGGGACGCAGCCATGGCTCTGCTCCCCGGTGGGGGCCAGGCTCAGTATGTCACTGTCCCCGAAAGCCTCCTCATGCCTATCCCAGAGGGATTGACCCTGCTCCAGGCCGCGGCCATCCCGGAGGCCTGGCTCACCGCATTCCAGCTGTTACATCTTGTGG GAAACGTTCAGGCTGGAGACTATGTGCTAATCCATGCAGGACTGAGTGGTGTGGGCACAGCTGCTATCCAACTCACCCGGATGGCTGGAGCTATTCCTCTGGTCACAGCTGGCTCCCAGCAGAAGCTTCAAATGGCAGAAAAGCTTGGAGCAGCTGCTGGATTCAATTACAAAGAAGAGGATTTCTCTGAAGCAACACTGAAATTCACCAAAG GTGCTGGAGTTAATCTTATTCTAGACTGCATAGGCGGATCCTACTGGGAGAAGAACGTCAACTGCCTGGCTCTTGATGGTCGCTGGGTTCTCTATGGTCTGATGGGAGGAGCTGACATCAATGGGCCCCTGCTTTCAAAGCTACTTCATAAGCGAGGAAGTCTGATCACCAGTTTGCTGAGATCTAGGGACAATAAG TACAAGCAAATGCTAGTGAATGCTTTCACGGAGCAAATTCTGCCTCACTTCTCCACGGAGGGCCCCCAACGTCTACTGCCGGTTCTGGACAGAATCTACCCAGTGACCGAAATCCAGGAGGCCCATAAGTACATGGAGACCAACAAAAACCTAGGCAAGATCGTCCTGGAACTGCCCCAGTGA
- the LOC105479824 gene encoding quinone oxidoreductase PIG3 isoform X2, whose translation MLAVHFDKPGGPENLYVKEVAKPSPGEGEVLLKVAASALNRADLIQREGQYDPPPGASNILGLEASGHVAELGPGCHGHWKIGDAAMALLPGGGQAQYVTVPESLLMPIPEGLTLLQAAAIPEAWLTAFQLLHLVGNVQAGDYVLIHAGLSGVGTAAIQLTRMAGAIPLVTAGSQQKLQMAEKLGAAAGFNYKEEDFSEATLKFTKVQANASECFHGANSASLLHGGPPTSTAGSGQNLPSDRNPGGP comes from the exons ATGTTAGCCGTGCACTTTGACAAGCCGGGAGGACCGGAAAACCTCTACGTGAAGGAGGTGGCCAAGCCGAGCCCTGGGGAGGGTGAAGTCCTCCTGAAGGTGGCGGCCAGCGCCCTGAACCGGGCGGACTTAATCCAG AGAGAAGGTCAGTATGACCCACCTCCAGGAGCCAGCAACATTTTGGGACTTGAAGCATCTGGACACGTGGCAGAGCTGGGGCCTGGCTGCCACGGACACTGGAAGATCGGGGACGCAGCCATGGCTCTGCTCCCCGGTGGGGGCCAGGCTCAGTATGTCACTGTCCCCGAAAGCCTCCTCATGCCTATCCCAGAGGGATTGACCCTGCTCCAGGCCGCGGCCATCCCGGAGGCCTGGCTCACCGCATTCCAGCTGTTACATCTTGTGG GAAACGTTCAGGCTGGAGACTATGTGCTAATCCATGCAGGACTGAGTGGTGTGGGCACAGCTGCTATCCAACTCACCCGGATGGCTGGAGCTATTCCTCTGGTCACAGCTGGCTCCCAGCAGAAGCTTCAAATGGCAGAAAAGCTTGGAGCAGCTGCTGGATTCAATTACAAAGAAGAGGATTTCTCTGAAGCAACACTGAAATTCACCAAAG TACAAGCAAATGCTAGTGAATGCTTTCACGGAGCAAATTCTGCCTCACTTCTCCACGGAGGGCCCCCAACGTCTACTGCCGGTTCTGGACAGAATCTACCCAGTGACCGAAATCCAGGAGGCCCATAA